A window of Verrucomicrobiota bacterium contains these coding sequences:
- a CDS encoding response regulator transcription factor, whose translation MNKIMIIDDHPIFRNGLKLLIESEGDFQVVAQTDNTTEAVSLYQEHKPDISIVDVTLKDSSGLDLVKSLREYDPEARILVLSMHSEDFYAERALKAGAKGYIMKEQASVDIVNALRAISINQIYLSQKMMNRLFSRTYGKKQDISLSPIDSLTDRELEVLQMISEGKSVKEIAFNLSLSHKTIETHRSHIMHKMGIANSNELLQFAIHWKISNQEKN comes from the coding sequence ATGAATAAGATAATGATTATTGATGACCATCCCATTTTCAGGAATGGGTTAAAACTCCTCATTGAGAGTGAGGGCGATTTCCAAGTTGTCGCCCAGACAGATAACACAACCGAGGCCGTCTCCCTTTACCAGGAACATAAACCTGATATCTCTATTGTCGATGTCACCCTCAAGGACTCCTCAGGCCTAGACCTGGTAAAATCTCTCCGTGAATACGACCCTGAAGCCCGCATCCTGGTCCTTTCCATGCATTCGGAAGACTTTTATGCAGAACGCGCCCTGAAGGCTGGGGCGAAAGGTTATATCATGAAGGAACAGGCAAGCGTAGATATCGTTAATGCCCTCAGGGCGATCTCCATAAACCAGATTTACCTGAGCCAGAAAATGATGAACCGCCTCTTCTCCAGGACCTATGGGAAAAAACAAGATATTTCATTGAGTCCGATAGACTCCCTGACCGACCGTGAGCTCGAAGTCCTCCAAATGATCAGCGAAGGCAAAAGCGTCAAGGAAATCGCCTTTAACCTCTCCTTGAGCCACAAGACAATCGAAACCCACCGTTCGCATATCATGCACAAGATGGGTATTGCAAATTCTAATGAATTACTCCAGTTCGCTATCCATTGGAAAATCAGCAACCAAGAGAAAAACTAA
- a CDS encoding prepilin-type N-terminal cleavage/methylation domain-containing protein: MKSYRAQDSGIYSVDGFTLVEVLISLIIFMVAFAGLYTVSSRAMLMLDSSRQTARATDITLANIEYLRTRAWDQIIYYTNTSSGQAIAVSSNMINSQTAPTKVCSYIELHPTDPMNIFLTAPEGKRPSRELIMQFYPSGQTVTPAGAGTNNIIKVTVVTAWQNMSGKNLSNTMTTLITKGGLSAHYLGLKSNDVDFLNQLTAQ; the protein is encoded by the coding sequence ATGAAATCGTACCGGGCACAGGATAGTGGAATATATAGCGTGGATGGGTTTACGTTGGTTGAAGTGCTCATTTCATTGATCATCTTCATGGTAGCATTTGCAGGCCTTTACACAGTTTCAAGCCGTGCCATGTTGATGCTGGATAGTTCCCGTCAGACAGCTCGGGCCACGGATATTACCCTTGCCAATATCGAGTATCTCAGGACCCGTGCGTGGGATCAGATTATTTATTATACAAATACATCATCCGGACAAGCTATTGCCGTCTCTTCAAATATGATTAATTCACAGACGGCTCCAACGAAGGTTTGTAGTTATATCGAGTTACATCCCACAGATCCGATGAATATATTTTTAACAGCCCCTGAGGGGAAACGTCCTTCCCGTGAATTGATCATGCAGTTTTACCCCAGTGGCCAGACGGTGACTCCTGCAGGGGCGGGTACAAACAACATCATCAAAGTCACGGTAGTAACGGCATGGCAGAATATGAGTGGAAAAAACTTGAGCAATACCATGACGACTTTGATTACCAAAGGGGGATTATCAGCCCATTACCTCGGTCTAAAGTCAAATGACGTGGATTTTTTAAATCAATTAACAGCTCAATAA
- a CDS encoding prepilin-type N-terminal cleavage/methylation domain-containing protein — translation MSIFRHKRENKGKGYSVKGFTLIEIMISMAVSAAFIAMATLTYANFYKVYYLQMGYMGIHDDARKTIALVDRDVRKATAITNIGGFVYPSSASSTFYTNFLGLYIEPSSDGTRAAEYVIYRTTNVTVTGYSSPVGVIYRDSYTNLSTARVYTKQITRYPTDLQFSFFKSPGQSAMTSLSADTAEVRTYLLISNQVLKTVSTDRIQVRSKMRNKDAW, via the coding sequence ATGAGTATTTTTAGACATAAGAGAGAAAATAAAGGAAAAGGATATTCCGTAAAAGGGTTTACCCTGATAGAGATCATGATATCCATGGCAGTGAGTGCCGCTTTTATCGCCATGGCTACCCTTACCTACGCAAATTTCTATAAGGTGTATTATTTGCAGATGGGATATATGGGGATTCATGACGATGCAAGGAAAACGATTGCATTGGTGGATAGGGATGTAAGGAAAGCTACTGCGATTACCAATATCGGCGGGTTTGTATATCCATCATCAGCAAGCAGTACTTTTTATACAAACTTTCTGGGTCTTTACATCGAACCATCAAGTGATGGTACGCGTGCTGCTGAATATGTGATTTACAGGACAACGAATGTGACTGTGACGGGATATTCTTCGCCCGTCGGTGTTATTTACCGTGATTCCTATACAAACCTATCTACCGCACGTGTATATACAAAACAAATCACCCGTTATCCCACGGATCTACAGTTCTCCTTCTTCAAGAGTCCGGGCCAATCGGCGATGACGTCATTAAGTGCAGATACGGCCGAGGTCAGGACCTACCTGTTAATTTCCAACCAAGTGCTGAAAACCGTTTCAACCGACAGAATACAAGTGAGAAGTAAAATGCGCAACAAAGATGCATGGTAA
- a CDS encoding PAS domain-containing sensor histidine kinase, with product MSLPIWIYALFEQKISLPFHIIPLADTFTILERSMVISYYGFGAGILLGAYSGTLLFRGIATEKEQKRSAKQIRESEEKYRMIFSTETDAIILFDSKDLSVIDINQAALDLYGYVRDETHRITLHDLTDIHGSLKGVCPDTTHFKGEKIHRTKSGDRIPVDVSAASFNANQKNYLCLIARDITHRRELEERILNISNEERQRIGHDLHDGLGQELTAAALTAKVLENKLRRKSLPEADDLESLVSYLNKSISSTRAIARGLAPVSLEKNGLQAALKDLLVSLENQTGIYLFFYWPDNLEIYDRANEIHLYRIIQEAVNNSLKHSQSKEICVSFDMEENDDVTLSISDKGKGMSPESLTHPSLGMRTIQYRAAILGGQIEIISSKEAGTTLICHFNNTHPKEKL from the coding sequence ATGTCCCTCCCCATTTGGATATACGCATTATTTGAGCAAAAGATTTCACTTCCCTTTCACATCATACCCCTTGCAGATACCTTTACCATACTCGAAAGATCAATGGTCATATCCTACTACGGTTTCGGGGCCGGAATACTCCTGGGTGCTTATAGCGGGACACTTCTTTTCCGAGGAATCGCTACTGAAAAGGAACAAAAACGTTCCGCCAAGCAAATCCGTGAAAGTGAAGAAAAATACCGGATGATTTTCTCGACTGAAACTGATGCCATCATTCTTTTTGACAGCAAAGACTTATCTGTTATTGATATCAACCAAGCCGCCTTGGATCTATACGGTTATGTCAGGGATGAAACTCATCGTATCACTCTTCATGATCTTACTGATATACATGGATCATTAAAAGGAGTGTGCCCTGACACAACGCACTTTAAGGGGGAGAAAATCCACCGTACAAAATCAGGGGACCGCATTCCCGTGGATGTTTCGGCAGCCTCATTTAACGCAAATCAAAAGAATTATTTATGCCTGATCGCCCGGGATATCACCCACAGACGGGAACTCGAGGAAAGAATTCTGAATATCAGTAATGAAGAAAGACAAAGGATCGGTCATGACTTGCATGATGGTCTGGGCCAAGAGTTAACAGCAGCTGCATTAACGGCTAAAGTACTGGAAAATAAACTCCGCCGGAAATCCCTACCAGAAGCCGACGACCTTGAAAGTCTTGTCTCATATCTGAATAAATCCATCTCTTCTACACGAGCTATTGCCCGTGGCCTGGCCCCTGTTAGCCTCGAGAAAAACGGTCTCCAAGCAGCATTAAAAGACCTTTTAGTATCCTTGGAGAATCAAACAGGAATTTATCTTTTTTTTTACTGGCCTGATAACCTGGAAATATATGATCGCGCCAATGAAATCCACCTTTACCGGATCATCCAAGAAGCCGTTAATAACTCCCTGAAACACTCCCAATCCAAGGAAATTTGCGTATCCTTCGATATGGAGGAAAATGACGATGTCACACTCAGTATCTCGGATAAAGGCAAGGGAATGAGTCCGGAAAGTCTGACTCACCCGAGTCTCGGGATGAGAACCATTCAATACCGGGCAGCGATTCTCGGAGGACAAATAGAAATTATTTCTAGTAAAGAGGCTGGTACTACTCTCATTTGTCATTTTAATAATACCCATCCTAAAGAAAAATTATGA
- a CDS encoding iron ABC transporter permease produces MKRLTGNLTIGSGTILFIIVSFLAVFLIYPLFYVFKEAFWMEGNFTIRYFTGLFSSPYQIGCIINTFKVSLAVTGLTILIALPLAHIFTRYDFPGKSIYSMFLLVPLILPPFVGAIGLKQVFSRFGSLNLLLDEAGLVPLTHSIDWLGGSGFWGVVIMQVLHLYPILYLNVAAVMANLDPSLREAAENLGSDAKTVFLKITMPLVMPGIFAGATIVFISAFTDLGTPLIFNYRQMIPVQIFDKISDAAVDPSGYALIVFVLILTSCLFVVSKKLFGGQGNATLAKGHVHFTESRVSGVKAFGLYAFITGIIVISIMPHLIVVVFSLSDKWFFTILPSEWTGQHYRDIFTMPLTVGSIKNSLLYSALSAFVDLILGVTIAWLVTRKQFAGRDWLDALAMLPLALPGLVLAFGYVMSFNVKIAWLNPRDNPLLLLVVAYSIRRLPFIVRSAVAGFQQTSVTLEEASQNLGAGVITTLRKITIPLVFANLIAGTILTFSFAMLEVGDSLILAMTGDSYPITKAIYTLMGRINVEAPAIASAMGVVGMLILGFCLFIATRILGKKMGEMFRM; encoded by the coding sequence ATGAAACGTCTCACCGGGAACCTGACTATAGGGAGCGGAACAATCCTGTTTATCATTGTATCATTCCTGGCGGTTTTTCTGATTTATCCCTTGTTTTATGTTTTTAAGGAAGCCTTTTGGATGGAGGGGAATTTCACGATCCGTTATTTTACCGGGTTATTTTCTAGCCCGTACCAGATTGGTTGTATCATTAATACCTTTAAAGTCTCCCTCGCAGTGACAGGCCTGACGATCCTGATCGCTCTACCCCTCGCACACATTTTTACCCGGTATGATTTCCCGGGGAAATCCATTTATAGCATGTTCCTGCTTGTGCCCTTGATCCTCCCGCCATTCGTCGGGGCCATCGGGTTAAAACAAGTTTTCTCGCGGTTTGGCTCGCTTAATTTGCTCTTGGACGAGGCCGGGCTTGTCCCTCTGACCCATTCTATCGACTGGCTTGGCGGTAGCGGGTTCTGGGGAGTCGTCATCATGCAGGTGCTCCATCTGTACCCGATCCTTTACCTGAACGTCGCTGCGGTCATGGCTAATCTTGACCCGTCTTTGCGTGAGGCCGCTGAAAACCTGGGGTCGGATGCAAAAACGGTTTTTCTGAAAATCACGATGCCGCTGGTGATGCCCGGGATTTTTGCCGGGGCGACAATCGTTTTTATCTCAGCATTCACAGACCTCGGCACCCCCCTGATTTTTAATTACCGCCAGATGATCCCCGTGCAGATATTTGATAAAATATCGGATGCGGCGGTGGATCCCTCAGGTTATGCCTTGATCGTCTTTGTGCTGATCCTGACATCCTGCCTTTTTGTTGTTTCGAAAAAACTTTTTGGTGGTCAGGGGAATGCCACCTTGGCCAAGGGCCATGTGCATTTCACGGAAAGCCGGGTGAGTGGGGTCAAAGCCTTTGGATTATACGCATTCATTACCGGGATCATCGTCATTTCGATCATGCCGCACTTGATCGTGGTGGTTTTTTCCCTTTCGGATAAATGGTTTTTTACCATTTTGCCATCTGAATGGACTGGGCAACATTATCGGGATATCTTTACCATGCCCTTGACCGTGGGGAGTATCAAAAACAGCCTTCTTTACTCGGCATTAAGCGCCTTTGTGGATTTAATCCTCGGGGTGACGATCGCGTGGCTGGTGACACGTAAACAATTTGCGGGGCGTGACTGGCTGGATGCCTTGGCGATGTTGCCGCTCGCCCTGCCGGGGCTGGTGCTGGCGTTTGGTTATGTCATGAGCTTTAATGTCAAGATCGCCTGGCTGAACCCCCGGGATAACCCGCTCCTGCTGCTGGTCGTGGCCTACTCCATCCGACGGTTGCCTTTTATCGTCCGTTCGGCCGTGGCGGGATTCCAGCAAACTAGTGTCACCCTCGAAGAAGCCTCTCAAAATCTCGGGGCTGGAGTGATCACTACCTTGCGTAAAATCACGATTCCTCTGGTCTTTGCAAATTTGATTGCCGGCACGATCCTGACCTTTTCATTTGCCATGCTGGAGGTCGGTGACAGCCTGATCCTGGCCATGACGGGGGATTCTTATCCGATCACCAAAGCCATTTACACGCTCATGGGCCGGATCAATGTCGAGGCCCCGGCGATTGCCAGTGCCATGGGTGTCGTCGGAATGTTGATCCTTGGCTTCTGCCTTTTCATCGCCACACGGATCCTCGGCAAAAAGATGGGTGAAATGTTCCGGATGTAG
- a CDS encoding ATP-dependent helicase, with protein sequence MSRLNLNPSQMAVIKERSPRIIVMAGAGTGKTATTVHYVSSLIRGGVSRSQILMITFTRKAANEMLKRVNRLIADTPGHHDEKMVVGTYHAVGIQLMREDPKGFGFSSRSFSIIDDSEAVALWRSAYKECGVPSNDSLFMPAKISEIISFCHNTCAPIERGLGKQWVGEAEVRTLMQVYKTYQQLKRTAHAVDYDDLLVMLRDRLARDTVYRESLRRRFPYVLVDEVQDNSELNYAILKNLHPVNLMVVGDVQQSIYGFRGASAELISHFARSGNAKILKLEDNFRSGQKILDLANRIVAGQDFSLELRSARQTNALVDCRIYSSVQSEADGIVNWINHCVIKKGMKPCDVAVLSRSSVNLTVCEAYLQAHRIAYKKYGGLAIGDAAEVKDFISFLRVSFNRNDKLAMTRALTQFPGLGETAAKSFSQGMDATSQEDQLFEVISWPKQAREMEGWLNDLAKLSKLNEKGDYLKEAVKPIFKKNYPKDWEKRMETIDSIVDSMKGFKGDLADFLDAFTLDKSDHKAHPEDCVILSTIHSSKGLEWPAVFIMGSGSMQMPHPRVTTDDEMNEERRLMYVAVTRAKDRVILSYPQKSGKQTNLQLPSPLLPPDLEWRAMDNLVQMIMPEVKREKPPKKR encoded by the coding sequence ATGTCCCGACTAAATTTGAATCCATCTCAAATGGCTGTAATCAAGGAGCGCTCCCCGCGTATCATTGTGATGGCCGGAGCGGGAACCGGTAAGACGGCTACCACGGTTCATTATGTTTCATCCCTGATCAGGGGAGGGGTGAGTCGCTCACAAATCCTGATGATTACCTTCACGCGGAAGGCAGCCAATGAAATGCTCAAGAGGGTTAACCGCTTGATTGCGGATACCCCGGGTCATCATGACGAAAAGATGGTGGTCGGCACTTACCATGCGGTGGGGATCCAATTAATGAGGGAGGATCCAAAAGGTTTTGGTTTTTCCAGCCGTTCATTTTCGATTATTGACGATTCTGAAGCCGTGGCCCTGTGGCGCAGTGCCTATAAGGAATGTGGTGTCCCTTCAAATGATTCCTTGTTTATGCCAGCCAAAATCTCGGAAATCATCTCCTTCTGTCATAATACTTGTGCGCCCATCGAGCGAGGACTAGGGAAACAATGGGTAGGAGAGGCGGAGGTCAGGACTTTGATGCAGGTATATAAAACTTACCAGCAACTCAAAAGAACGGCCCATGCCGTTGATTATGATGATTTATTGGTCATGCTCCGTGACCGTCTCGCCCGCGATACGGTTTACCGTGAATCGTTAAGGAGGCGTTTCCCCTACGTCTTGGTCGATGAGGTGCAGGATAATAGTGAATTAAACTATGCCATCCTCAAAAACCTTCATCCGGTGAACCTGATGGTGGTCGGCGATGTCCAACAAAGTATTTATGGTTTCCGGGGGGCCTCTGCGGAATTGATCTCCCATTTTGCACGATCCGGTAATGCCAAAATCCTCAAGCTCGAAGATAATTTCCGTTCAGGCCAAAAAATCCTAGATTTGGCTAACAGGATAGTTGCCGGCCAGGATTTCAGCCTCGAGCTGCGCAGCGCGCGCCAGACCAATGCGCTGGTGGATTGTCGGATTTATTCCTCGGTGCAAAGTGAAGCTGACGGCATTGTGAATTGGATCAACCATTGCGTGATTAAAAAGGGGATGAAACCCTGCGATGTGGCTGTGTTGTCGCGTTCCTCTGTGAACCTGACAGTGTGTGAGGCTTATTTACAGGCGCACCGGATCGCTTATAAAAAGTATGGAGGTCTCGCCATCGGTGATGCTGCGGAGGTAAAGGATTTTATCAGTTTCTTGAGAGTGTCATTCAATCGGAATGATAAACTCGCCATGACCCGGGCACTTACCCAATTCCCCGGGCTTGGGGAGACGGCTGCAAAAAGTTTTTCGCAGGGAATGGATGCGACATCACAGGAGGATCAACTCTTTGAGGTGATTTCCTGGCCGAAACAAGCTCGTGAGATGGAAGGGTGGCTTAACGATTTGGCAAAACTCTCGAAGCTGAATGAAAAGGGTGATTATCTTAAGGAAGCCGTTAAACCCATTTTTAAGAAAAACTATCCGAAAGACTGGGAAAAACGGATGGAAACAATCGATAGTATCGTGGACTCCATGAAAGGATTTAAAGGGGACTTGGCCGATTTTCTAGATGCTTTCACACTGGATAAAAGCGATCATAAGGCCCATCCGGAGGATTGCGTGATCCTCAGTACGATCCATTCCTCAAAGGGGCTCGAGTGGCCAGCTGTTTTTATCATGGGCTCAGGATCGATGCAGATGCCCCATCCGCGTGTGACGACTGATGACGAGATGAATGAAGAACGCAGGCTGATGTATGTCGCGGTCACACGCGCCAAAGACCGGGTGATCCTCTCATACCCGCAGAAATCAGGGAAACAAACCAACCTCCAGCTTCCGTCCCCCTTGCTCCCTCCTGACTTAGAATGGCGGGCCATGGATAACCTCGTGCAAATGATTATGCCTGAGGTCAAACGTGAAAAACCCCCTAAAAAACGGTAA